One Ostrea edulis chromosome 2, xbOstEdul1.1, whole genome shotgun sequence genomic region harbors:
- the LOC130051840 gene encoding uncharacterized protein LOC130051840, with protein sequence MMFSILAVSRHLCQLIALIAINGMTQSKGDCDNDGMGIDNECCTNYVLVDGICTACTPGYFGRNCSVVCPYPSYGVTCGDQCECDISICSHVFGCPTIETNTKADITITRYQIIEIKDGATSIMDRYRTTSTESTVNSPSQALNTATVIAVVGGVLSLFLLIIIINQVKARAGKRRKARHSVKTGNEQQHENTSDDYCDIDENEVNVGLRYERVVTNEPNKDIGGHLVEMSPDYPWRSVSQIQNDATLSPQPEVYQNYQYAGHDVSSSNTSSNGSYIKPIDKGNDYAKVIDTKDGDILVCIDTNSESSLQHPSKNEDFESEKLSDEDSRDDNTYLDVISGMI encoded by the exons ATGATGTTTTCAATTCTTGCTGTTAGCCGACACCTTTGCCAACTGATTGCTCTTATTGCTATTAATGGGATGACTCAGAGTAAAGGCGACTGTGATAACGATGGCATGGGaattga CAATGAATGCTGTACAAATTATGTCCTGGTTGATGGAATCTGTACAG CCTGCACTCCGGGATACTTTGGACGGAACTGCTCCGTTGTGTGTCCCTACCCCTCGTATGGAGTAACCTGTGGTGACCAATGTGAATGTGACATATCCATATGCAGTCATGTATTTGGCTGTCCCACGATCG aaacaaaTACCAAAGCTGATATTACAATTACCCGTTATCAAATAATAGAAATCAAGGATGGTGCTACTTCTATAATGGACAGATACAGAACGACATCCACCGAGTCTACCGTCAATTCTCCATCACAAGCGTTAAACACGGCCACAGTGATCGCAGTAGTTGGAGGGGTGCTTTCTCTATTTTTGTTAATCATTATCATCAATCAGGTGAAAGCAAGAGCCGGTAAAAGGAGAAAAGCAAGGCATTCCGTAAAAACTGGAAACGAGCAACAACATGAAAATACCAGCGATGACTACTGCGATATTGATGAAAACGAAGTCAATGTTGGACTTCGGTATGAGCGCGTAGTAACCAATGAGCCCAACAAGGATATCGGAGGACACCTTGTTGAAATGTCCCCTGATTATCCATGGCGTTCAGTCAGTCAGATTCAAAATGATGCCACACTTTCCCCTCAACCTGAAGTCTATCAAAACTATCAGTATGCCGGCCATGACGTCTCCAGCAGCAACACCTCTAGTAACGGATCATACATCAAGCCAATAGACAAAGGGAATGACTATGCAAAAGTCATAGATACCAAAGACGGGGACATTTTAGTTTGCATTGACACCAATTCAGAGTCCTCGTTGCAGCACCCTTCGAAAAATGAAGACTTTGAGAGCGAGAAACTTTCAGATGAAGATTCGCGGGATGATAACACATATTTGGACGTAATTTCAGGaatgatttga
- the LOC130051841 gene encoding uncharacterized protein LOC130051841 isoform X2, translated as MLHHLSIYMYLLVSIFSCLFLQGISQTNKGDCSESTVESPCCYNFRLKDDKCIKCSPGYFGIDCMLTCPGGRYGHSCLQRCTTCKTTDCHHVYGCNTTGVHKQILKSKRKGRSTVKQEEMAEIYSEIEDRAFVGRPNVVNRHEEKSTNDRNKYNVLINCE; from the exons ATGCTTCATCATCTAagcatctacatgtatctgttggTTTCCATTTTTAGCTGTCTTTTTCTTCAAGGAATTTCGCAAACTAATAAAGGAGACTGCTCAGAGAG TACTGTGGAGAGTCCATGTTGTTACAACTTCCGGCTGAAAGACGATAAATGTATCA AATGCTCTCCAGGATATTTCGGAATCGACTGTATGTTGACATGCCCCGGTGGACGGTACGGACATTCCTGCCTACAAAGGTGCACTACATGCAAAACAACCGATTGTCATCATGTTTATGGCTGCAATACAACAG GTGTACATAAACAAATCTTGAAATCCAAACGGAAAGGACGCTCGACTGTCAAACAGGAAGAAATGGCTGAAATATACTCCGAAATTGAGGACAGAGCTTTCGTCGGCAGGCCTAATGTCGTAAATAGACATGAAGAGAAATCTACAAATGACAggaataaatacaatgtattgatAAATTGTGAATAA
- the LOC130051841 gene encoding uncharacterized protein LOC130051841 isoform X1, protein MLHHLSIYMYLLVSIFSCLFLQGISQTNKGDCSESTVESPCCYNFRLKDDKCIKCSPGYFGIDCMLTCPGGRYGHSCLQRCTTCKTTDCHHVYGCNTTESSTLILSSIKIQTTLLPFTREKIDISSVSLTQSSLITTTSAMVEKNMSNNIILVVGCAITLCLVIIIIQGVHKQILKSKRKGRSTVKQEEMAEIYSEIEDRAFVGRPNVVNRHEEKSTNDRNKYNVLINCE, encoded by the exons ATGCTTCATCATCTAagcatctacatgtatctgttggTTTCCATTTTTAGCTGTCTTTTTCTTCAAGGAATTTCGCAAACTAATAAAGGAGACTGCTCAGAGAG TACTGTGGAGAGTCCATGTTGTTACAACTTCCGGCTGAAAGACGATAAATGTATCA AATGCTCTCCAGGATATTTCGGAATCGACTGTATGTTGACATGCCCCGGTGGACGGTACGGACATTCCTGCCTACAAAGGTGCACTACATGCAAAACAACCGATTGTCATCATGTTTATGGCTGCAATACAACAG AATCTTCAACCTTAATATTATCTTCCATAAAAATCCAGACAACTTTATTACCGTTTACACGGGAGAAGATTGACATTTCTAGTGTAAGCCTTACACAGTCCAGCCTAATAACTACTACATCGGCGATGGTTGAGAAAAATATGTCTAACAATATTATTTTAGTAGTGGGCTGTGCCATAACATTATGTTTAGTAATTATTATCATTCAAGGTGTACATAAACAAATCTTGAAATCCAAACGGAAAGGACGCTCGACTGTCAAACAGGAAGAAATGGCTGAAATATACTCCGAAATTGAGGACAGAGCTTTCGTCGGCAGGCCTAATGTCGTAAATAGACATGAAGAGAAATCTACAAATGACAggaataaatacaatgtattgatAAATTGTGAATAA